From one Streptomyces sp. NBC_01478 genomic stretch:
- a CDS encoding sulfatase family protein: MSEISRRAFGGLVGGGAVTAVAGTTTAAEAVERPFKARPAASGRRPNLLVILGDDLGWADLSSYGAPHIKTPNLDRLARQGVRFTDAYSGSATCSPTRFSLYTGRYPGRTPGGLAEPIASRTQGLDPSHPTLASLLKKAGYSTALIGKWHCGWLPDYSPTKSGWDEFFGNHGGVLEYFSKLGQLGDYDLYEGDATYQDLRYYTQVLTERAVEYVGRGHDKPWLLNLNFTTPHWPWLAEGDEETGAGIAAKIRAATSQLEISDALNQYDGGSVAKYTEMVQSLDAAVGEVLAALRRSGQEENTLVYFASDNGGERWSYLWPLSGEKFVLQEGGIRVPTIVRWPHRIDGNQVSHEPNFSPDWTATFLELAGARPDPAYPLDGTSLAGYLLKGEELPERDLFWRVRANRALRRGDWKYYQDEDGDDHLFDLGADIREQADLAPDKPELLAELKAAWERIASGLLPYPS, translated from the coding sequence ATGTCTGAGATATCCCGCCGTGCCTTCGGTGGTCTCGTCGGCGGCGGCGCCGTGACGGCCGTCGCCGGAACGACCACCGCAGCGGAAGCCGTGGAGCGCCCCTTCAAGGCCCGCCCCGCCGCCTCCGGCAGACGCCCCAACCTCCTCGTCATCCTCGGCGACGACCTCGGCTGGGCCGACCTGTCCTCCTACGGCGCCCCGCACATCAAGACGCCGAACCTGGACCGCCTGGCCCGGCAGGGGGTGCGCTTCACGGACGCCTACTCCGGCTCCGCGACCTGCTCGCCGACCCGGTTCAGCCTGTACACCGGGCGCTATCCGGGCCGTACGCCGGGCGGGTTGGCCGAGCCGATCGCCAGCAGAACGCAGGGACTCGACCCCAGCCACCCCACTCTGGCGTCGCTGTTGAAGAAGGCCGGCTACTCCACCGCCCTGATCGGCAAGTGGCACTGCGGCTGGCTGCCCGACTACAGCCCCACGAAGTCGGGTTGGGACGAGTTCTTCGGCAACCACGGCGGTGTCCTGGAGTACTTCTCCAAGCTCGGCCAGCTCGGCGACTACGACCTGTACGAGGGCGACGCGACCTACCAGGACCTGCGCTACTACACGCAGGTGCTGACCGAGCGGGCGGTGGAGTACGTCGGCCGCGGCCACGACAAGCCGTGGCTGCTGAACCTCAATTTCACGACCCCGCACTGGCCCTGGCTGGCCGAGGGCGACGAGGAGACCGGCGCCGGGATCGCCGCCAAGATCCGGGCCGCCACGAGCCAGTTGGAGATCAGCGACGCCCTCAACCAGTACGACGGCGGTTCGGTCGCGAAGTACACGGAGATGGTGCAGAGCCTCGACGCAGCCGTGGGTGAGGTGCTCGCCGCACTGCGCCGGTCCGGGCAGGAGGAGAACACGCTGGTGTACTTCGCCAGCGACAACGGCGGTGAACGCTGGTCGTACCTCTGGCCGTTGAGCGGCGAGAAGTTCGTCCTCCAGGAGGGCGGCATCCGGGTGCCGACCATCGTGCGCTGGCCGCACCGGATCGACGGCAACCAGGTCAGCCACGAGCCGAACTTCTCCCCCGACTGGACCGCGACCTTCCTGGAGCTGGCCGGTGCCCGTCCCGACCCGGCGTACCCGCTGGACGGCACGAGCCTGGCGGGCTATCTGCTGAAGGGCGAGGAGCTGCCCGAGCGGGACCTGTTCTGGCGGGTGCGGGCCAACCGGGCGCTGCGGCGCGGCGATTGGAAGTACTACCAGGACGAGGACGGCGACGACCACCTCTTCGACCTCGGCGCCGACATCCGCGAACAGGCCGATCTCGCCCCCGACAAGCCGGAGTTGCTCGCCGAACTGAAGGCGGCCTGGGAGCGGATCGCCTCCGGCCTGCTCCCCTATCCGAGCTAG
- the glgX gene encoding glycogen debranching protein GlgX, protein MSSAAEQEAVQEGRVDGGVPVERSVVDEAVPSPRAAPVLNGAAHTGPPVPPVWPGAPMPLGARFRVGPDGVAGTNFALWAGGAEAVELCLFDEDGVETRAPLTELTHEIWHGFLPDVMPGQRYGFRVHGRWDPWTGARWNPAKLLLDPYARAVDGEFGLPPEVYAHVRDWPQQQVADTVRDDRDSAPYVPKGVVVHDDTTDDEWMDDRRPKTPWADSVIYELHVGGFTKLHPGIPEELRGTYAGLAHPAAIEHLVKLGVTAVELLPVHQFAHEDHLLRKGLKNYWGYNSIGYFAPHAAYAATGTAGQQVGEFKRMVRALHAAGIEVILDVVYNHTAEGGELGPMLSLKGIDNRGYYRLQSDARRYTDYTGCGNTLHVVQPHVLRLITDSLRYWVTEMGVDGFRFDLAAALARSMHDVDMLSPFLAVIAQDPVLRRVKLIAEPWDVGSGGYQVGAFPPLWTEWNDRYRNAVRDFWRGALPDVRDLGYRLSGSSDLYAWGGRRPYASVNFITAHDGYTLRDLVSYERKHNEANGEGNRDGTDDNRSWNCGVEGETDDERVKALRRRQLRNLLTTLLLSTGVPMLVAGDELGRTQRGSNNAYCQDNEISWVDWGLREDPGWAALTDLTARLIDLRHRHPVLRRRAFFSGRAHSADGIRDLAWFTARGTEMTERDWYAPAATLGMYLSGRDIPGRDERGDPILDDSFLAVLHAGHRPVSFVLPGPPWAERYEVVVDTSREEQGEAPGVVHRAGTAITVPARAVLLLRVVG, encoded by the coding sequence GTGTCGAGCGCAGCCGAGCAGGAGGCCGTGCAGGAGGGGCGCGTCGACGGCGGCGTGCCGGTGGAGCGATCCGTCGTCGACGAGGCCGTGCCGTCGCCGCGGGCCGCACCCGTGCTGAACGGCGCCGCGCACACCGGGCCGCCGGTGCCACCCGTGTGGCCGGGGGCGCCGATGCCGTTGGGGGCCCGGTTCCGGGTCGGCCCGGACGGGGTGGCGGGCACCAACTTCGCGCTGTGGGCGGGAGGTGCGGAGGCGGTCGAGCTGTGCCTCTTCGACGAGGACGGGGTGGAGACCCGCGCCCCGCTGACCGAGCTGACCCATGAGATCTGGCACGGCTTCCTGCCGGACGTCATGCCGGGACAGCGCTACGGCTTCCGGGTGCACGGCCGCTGGGACCCGTGGACCGGCGCCCGCTGGAACCCGGCGAAGCTGCTCCTCGACCCGTACGCGCGGGCGGTGGACGGCGAGTTCGGGCTGCCGCCCGAGGTGTACGCGCACGTGCGGGACTGGCCGCAGCAGCAGGTCGCGGACACCGTGCGCGACGACCGCGACTCGGCGCCGTACGTCCCGAAGGGCGTCGTGGTCCACGACGACACCACCGACGACGAGTGGATGGACGACCGCCGCCCGAAGACCCCGTGGGCGGACTCGGTCATCTACGAACTCCACGTCGGCGGCTTCACCAAACTGCACCCCGGGATACCCGAGGAACTCCGGGGCACCTACGCCGGGTTGGCGCACCCGGCCGCGATCGAGCACCTGGTCAAGCTGGGCGTGACGGCCGTGGAGCTGCTGCCCGTCCACCAGTTCGCGCACGAGGACCATCTGCTGCGCAAGGGCCTGAAGAACTACTGGGGTTACAACTCCATCGGCTACTTCGCCCCGCACGCGGCCTACGCGGCGACCGGTACGGCGGGCCAGCAGGTCGGCGAGTTCAAGCGGATGGTGCGGGCCCTGCACGCGGCCGGTATCGAGGTCATCCTCGACGTGGTCTACAACCACACCGCGGAAGGGGGCGAGTTGGGGCCGATGCTCTCCCTCAAGGGCATCGACAACCGCGGCTACTACCGCCTCCAGAGCGACGCCCGCCGCTACACGGACTACACCGGCTGCGGCAACACCCTGCACGTCGTCCAGCCGCACGTCCTGAGGCTCATCACCGACTCCCTCCGCTACTGGGTCACGGAGATGGGCGTCGACGGCTTCCGCTTCGACCTCGCGGCGGCGCTGGCCCGCTCGATGCACGACGTCGACATGCTGTCCCCGTTCCTCGCGGTCATCGCCCAGGACCCGGTGCTACGACGGGTGAAGCTGATCGCCGAACCCTGGGACGTCGGCTCGGGCGGCTACCAGGTCGGTGCCTTCCCACCCCTGTGGACGGAGTGGAACGACCGCTATCGCAACGCGGTCCGGGACTTCTGGCGGGGCGCGCTGCCGGACGTACGGGACCTCGGGTACCGGCTGTCGGGCTCCAGCGACCTGTACGCGTGGGGTGGCCGGCGCCCCTACGCCTCGGTCAACTTCATCACGGCGCACGACGGTTACACCCTGCGGGACCTGGTGTCGTACGAGCGCAAGCACAACGAGGCCAACGGCGAGGGCAATCGGGACGGTACCGACGACAACCGCTCCTGGAACTGCGGGGTCGAGGGCGAGACGGACGACGAGCGCGTAAAAGCGCTGCGGCGACGGCAGTTGAGGAATCTCCTCACCACGCTCCTCCTCTCCACCGGCGTGCCGATGCTGGTCGCGGGTGACGAGCTGGGGCGGACGCAGCGGGGCAGCAACAACGCCTACTGCCAGGACAACGAGATCAGTTGGGTGGACTGGGGTCTGCGGGAGGACCCCGGCTGGGCGGCGCTGACCGACCTCACCGCCCGGCTGATCGACCTGCGCCATCGTCATCCGGTGCTGCGCCGACGGGCGTTCTTCTCCGGGCGGGCCCATTCGGCGGACGGCATAAGGGACTTGGCGTGGTTCACCGCGCGGGGCACGGAGATGACGGAACGGGACTGGTACGCGCCCGCCGCCACGCTGGGCATGTACCTCTCGGGGCGGGACATCCCCGGCCGTGACGAACGCGGCGACCCGATCCTCGACGACAGCTTCCTCGCCGTCCTGCACGCGGGCCACCGGCCGGTGAGCTTCGTGCTGCCGGGGCCGCCGTGGGCGGAGCGGTACGAGGTGGTCGTCGACACGTCTCGGGAGGAGCAGGGGGAGGCGCCGGGGGTGGTGCACCGGGCGGGGACGGCGATCACGGTACCGGCGCGGGCTGTGCTGCTCCTGCGGGTGGTGGGGTGA
- a CDS encoding L,D-transpeptidase — MRHAQGRARRAGVALAAVLTWAGLLAGATGCTSDGSGGGGIGDIFGKAPAPEDVIRISPEDASRGVRPDRRLVVRVDGGRLESVQVVKAQDAQDTPVPGHISEDGLRWEPEDGKLALAAEYTVDAVALDGNGRRSARHTTFTTYVPDERFISYVTPENRATVGTGMIVSLGFNRDIENRAAVERAVHITAKPAVEVRPHWFGKTRLDFRPETYWKPGTQVTVSLRLRDVEGAKGVYGLQYKTFSFTVGRSQVSLVDAVRHTMEVRRDGALLATVPITAGAPKTTTYNGKMVVMEMLEVTRMNSRTVGFGGEYDIPDVPHAMRLTDSGTFLHGNYWAPTAPGHVNVSHGCVGLRDVKGGGSDTPAGWFFDRSIVGDVVEVVHSNDKQVAADNGLGGWNMGWKEWKAGSALK; from the coding sequence GTGAGGCATGCACAAGGGCGCGCGCGGCGCGCGGGGGTCGCACTGGCCGCCGTACTGACATGGGCAGGACTGCTGGCCGGAGCCACCGGCTGTACTTCGGACGGCTCGGGCGGGGGCGGTATCGGCGACATCTTCGGCAAGGCACCGGCGCCCGAGGATGTGATCCGGATCTCGCCCGAGGACGCCAGCAGGGGCGTCAGACCCGACCGGCGGCTCGTGGTCCGGGTGGACGGCGGACGCCTGGAGTCCGTGCAGGTCGTCAAGGCACAGGACGCCCAGGACACCCCCGTCCCCGGCCACATCTCCGAGGACGGACTGCGCTGGGAACCCGAGGACGGGAAGCTCGCGCTGGCCGCCGAGTACACCGTCGACGCGGTCGCCCTCGACGGCAACGGCCGCCGCTCCGCCCGGCACACCACCTTCACGACCTACGTCCCGGACGAACGGTTCATCAGCTACGTCACCCCGGAGAACCGCGCCACCGTCGGCACCGGGATGATCGTCTCCCTCGGCTTCAACCGGGACATCGAGAACCGGGCCGCGGTCGAGCGCGCGGTCCACATCACCGCGAAACCGGCCGTCGAGGTCCGCCCGCACTGGTTCGGCAAGACCCGCCTCGACTTCCGCCCCGAGACCTACTGGAAGCCGGGCACCCAAGTCACCGTCTCCCTCCGCCTGCGGGACGTGGAAGGGGCCAAGGGCGTCTACGGCCTCCAGTACAAGACGTTCTCCTTCACCGTCGGCCGCAGCCAGGTCTCCCTCGTCGACGCCGTCCGGCACACCATGGAGGTGCGGCGCGACGGCGCCCTGCTGGCCACCGTGCCGATCACGGCCGGCGCCCCCAAGACCACGACGTACAACGGGAAAATGGTGGTCATGGAGATGCTGGAGGTGACCCGGATGAACAGCCGCACGGTCGGCTTCGGCGGTGAGTACGACATCCCCGACGTCCCGCACGCCATGCGGCTCACCGACTCCGGCACCTTCCTGCACGGCAACTACTGGGCGCCGACCGCCCCCGGACACGTCAACGTCAGCCACGGGTGCGTGGGCCTGCGGGACGTGAAGGGCGGTGGCTCGGACACCCCGGCCGGGTGGTTCTTCGACCGCAGCATCGTCGGGGACGTCGTCGAGGTCGTGCACAGCAACGACAAACAGGTCGCCGCGGACAATGGCCTCGGCGGGTGGAACATGGGTTGGAAGGAGTGGAAGGCGGGCAGTGCCCTGAAGTGA
- a CDS encoding L,D-transpeptidase → MNVRPISGASGDARGRRNKGLLALILGVLLLAVTACGGGGGSNSGSGSGDSKAKGSDTAETKQSQAVVTIAPKNGSKSVDTSGALKISAAKGKLTEVTVKDADGAKVSGAITGSGATWTPATHLAAATKYTVHAVAKDSDGRVAAEDSSFTTLTPKNTFIGAFTPEDGSTVGVGMPFSINFTRGITHPDDVKKAITITTVPAVDVEGHWFGNDRLDFRPENYWKSGTKVTVKLNLDGVEGRPGVYGKQTKTVSFTVGRNQVSVVDAKKHTMKVTQDGRTIKTIPVTTGKPGYDTWNGQMVMSEKLEVTRMNGETVGYGGEYDIKDVPHAIRLTTSGTFIHGNYWGGGAFGNYNASHGCVGLQDVKGGYSSSVPAAWFYNHSMIGDVVVVKHSDDQTVAPDNGLNGWNMSWDKWKA, encoded by the coding sequence TTGAACGTGCGACCGATATCGGGGGCGTCGGGGGACGCCCGCGGCCGGAGAAACAAGGGGCTGCTGGCGCTGATCCTCGGCGTGCTGCTGCTCGCCGTCACCGCGTGCGGCGGAGGCGGAGGCTCCAACTCCGGGTCCGGCTCGGGCGACAGCAAGGCCAAGGGCTCGGACACGGCCGAGACCAAGCAGTCGCAGGCGGTCGTCACCATCGCCCCGAAGAACGGCTCGAAGTCCGTCGACACCAGCGGCGCCCTCAAGATCAGCGCCGCGAAGGGCAAGTTGACCGAGGTCACCGTCAAGGACGCGGACGGCGCCAAGGTCTCCGGCGCGATCACCGGCAGCGGCGCGACCTGGACGCCCGCGACCCACCTCGCCGCCGCCACCAAGTACACCGTGCACGCGGTCGCCAAGGACTCCGACGGCCGGGTCGCCGCCGAGGACTCCAGCTTCACCACGCTGACCCCGAAGAACACGTTCATCGGCGCCTTCACCCCGGAGGACGGCTCCACCGTCGGCGTCGGGATGCCGTTCTCGATCAACTTCACCCGGGGCATCACGCACCCCGACGACGTGAAGAAGGCCATCACCATCACGACCGTGCCGGCCGTCGACGTCGAGGGCCACTGGTTCGGCAACGACCGCCTCGACTTCCGCCCCGAGAACTACTGGAAGTCCGGCACCAAGGTCACCGTCAAGCTCAACCTCGACGGCGTCGAGGGCCGTCCGGGCGTCTACGGCAAGCAGACCAAGACGGTCTCCTTCACCGTCGGCCGCAACCAGGTCTCCGTGGTCGACGCCAAGAAGCACACCATGAAGGTCACCCAGGACGGCCGGACCATCAAGACCATCCCGGTCACCACCGGCAAGCCCGGCTACGACACCTGGAACGGCCAGATGGTCATGAGCGAGAAGCTCGAAGTGACCCGCATGAACGGTGAAACGGTCGGCTACGGCGGCGAGTACGACATCAAGGACGTCCCGCACGCCATCCGCCTCACCACCTCAGGCACCTTCATCCACGGCAACTACTGGGGCGGCGGCGCCTTCGGCAACTACAACGCCAGCCACGGCTGCGTCGGCCTCCAGGACGTCAAGGGCGGCTACAGCAGCAGCGTGCCGGCCGCCTGGTTCTACAACCACTCGATGATCGGTGACGTCGTGGTCGTCAAGCACTCCGACGACCAGACCGTGGCGCCTGACAACGGGCTCAACGGCTGGAACATGTCGTGGGACAAGTGGAAGGCGTAA
- a CDS encoding enoyl-CoA hydratase/isomerase family protein: MTVNLEVAEGVGTIRLDRPPMNALDVATQDRLKELAEEASRREDVRAVVIYGGEKVFAAGADIKEMQRMDHAAMVVRSRALQESFTAVARIPKPVVAAITGYALGGGCELALCADFRIAADNAKLGQPEILLGLIPGAGGTQRLARLIGPSKAKDLIFTGRMVKADEALALGLVDRLAPAAEVFTEAHAWAAKLAQGPAIALRAAKEAIDTGLETDIETGLAVERTWFAGLFATEDRERGMRSFVEEGPGKAKFQ, from the coding sequence ATGACCGTGAATCTCGAAGTCGCCGAGGGCGTCGGCACCATCCGCCTCGACCGCCCGCCGATGAACGCGCTGGATGTCGCCACCCAGGACCGCCTCAAGGAACTCGCCGAGGAGGCGTCACGCCGCGAGGACGTGCGGGCCGTGGTGATCTACGGCGGGGAGAAGGTGTTCGCTGCCGGCGCGGACATCAAGGAGATGCAGCGTATGGACCATGCGGCGATGGTGGTGCGGTCGCGGGCGTTGCAGGAGTCGTTCACGGCGGTGGCCCGTATCCCGAAGCCGGTGGTTGCTGCCATCACCGGCTATGCGCTGGGCGGGGGTTGTGAGTTGGCGTTGTGCGCGGACTTCCGGATCGCGGCCGACAACGCGAAGCTCGGGCAGCCGGAGATCCTGCTGGGGCTGATCCCGGGTGCGGGCGGCACGCAGCGGCTGGCCCGTCTGATCGGTCCGTCGAAGGCGAAGGACCTGATCTTCACGGGTCGGATGGTCAAGGCGGACGAGGCGCTCGCGCTGGGGCTCGTCGACCGACTCGCCCCCGCCGCCGAGGTGTTCACCGAAGCGCACGCGTGGGCGGCGAAGCTCGCGCAGGGTCCGGCGATCGCGCTGCGCGCCGCGAAGGAAGCGATCGACACCGGTCTGGAGACGGACATCGAGACGGGTCTCGCGGTCGAACGGACGTGGTTCGCGGGGCTGTTCGCGACCGAGGACCGTGAGCGCGGGATGCGCAGCTTCGTCGAAGAGGGCCCCGGCAAGGCGAAGTTCCAGTGA
- a CDS encoding ATP-binding protein → MAGLEGIGQPRGQGRATAARWSPAVEDERALKAIELFGNPTEAEVPLPSRPESAATARRLTQIVVLRHWGLSPKLTEDAVLLVSELVGNAVRHTGARVFGLRMRRRRGWIRVEVRDPSRGLPCLMPVQEMDLSGRGLFLVDKLSDRWGVDLLPRGKTTWFEMRVSDR, encoded by the coding sequence ATGGCGGGGCTGGAAGGTATCGGACAGCCGCGGGGACAAGGCCGTGCGACCGCGGCGCGCTGGTCGCCTGCGGTCGAGGACGAGCGGGCACTCAAAGCGATCGAGTTGTTCGGCAATCCCACGGAGGCGGAAGTTCCGCTCCCGTCCCGCCCCGAGTCCGCCGCGACGGCCCGTCGGCTCACCCAGATCGTCGTGCTGCGGCACTGGGGGCTCAGTCCGAAACTGACCGAGGACGCCGTCTTACTTGTCTCGGAGCTCGTCGGAAACGCCGTACGGCATACGGGTGCGCGGGTGTTCGGGCTGCGGATGAGGCGGCGGCGGGGCTGGATCCGGGTCGAGGTTCGTGATCCCTCGCGTGGGCTGCCGTGTCTGATGCCGGTTCAGGAGATGGACCTGAGTGGGCGGGGACTGTTCCTCGTCGACAAACTTTCCGATCGGTGGGGCGTCGATCTGTTGCCGCGCGGGAAGACGACGTGGTTCGAGATGCGCGTCTCTGATCGTTGA
- a CDS encoding polysaccharide deacetylase family protein has product MGRVTTTDRRTALRAGAGLVAGGALAAGCATTGSTASPAAPASGPAPAAKATPLPAPAPRAFPRQPAQITHGPRDRPRIALTFHGQGDPEVATALLAEAERHGAHITVLAVGTWLDTHPAMARRILDGGHDLGNHTQRHIAVNTLSETDALAEITNCADRLKRLTGSIGTWFRPSRAPAASPLVQRLAHRVGYPHVLSYDVDSLDFTEPGAGAITRKVLAEVRNGSVVSMHFGYAGTVAALPAVLQELDRRGLRAVTTTELLS; this is encoded by the coding sequence ATGGGCCGGGTGACCACGACCGACCGCCGTACGGCGTTGCGTGCGGGTGCCGGGCTCGTCGCCGGGGGCGCTCTCGCCGCCGGATGTGCCACGACCGGCTCCACCGCATCCCCCGCCGCCCCCGCCAGCGGACCGGCACCCGCCGCCAAGGCGACGCCGCTCCCAGCCCCCGCGCCCCGCGCCTTCCCGCGACAGCCCGCGCAGATCACCCACGGACCCCGCGACCGCCCCCGGATCGCGCTCACCTTCCACGGCCAGGGCGACCCCGAGGTCGCCACCGCCCTCCTCGCCGAGGCGGAGAGACACGGCGCCCACATCACCGTTCTCGCCGTCGGGACCTGGCTCGACACCCACCCCGCCATGGCCCGCCGCATCCTCGACGGCGGCCACGACCTCGGCAACCACACCCAGCGCCACATCGCCGTCAACACCCTGTCCGAGACCGACGCGCTGGCCGAGATCACCAACTGCGCCGACCGCCTCAAGCGGCTCACCGGCTCGATCGGCACCTGGTTCAGGCCCTCGCGCGCCCCGGCCGCGTCCCCGCTCGTCCAGCGCCTGGCCCACCGCGTGGGCTACCCGCACGTGCTCTCCTACGACGTCGACTCCCTCGACTTCACCGAGCCCGGCGCCGGCGCCATCACCCGCAAGGTGCTCGCCGAGGTCCGCAACGGGTCGGTCGTGAGCATGCACTTCGGGTACGCCGGCACGGTCGCCGCGCTCCCCGCCGTCCTGCAAGAACTCGACCGTCGCGGACTGCGCGCGGTGACGACCACGGAGCTGCTGAGCTGA
- a CDS encoding YVTN family beta-propeller repeat protein has product MRHTPLTRALVTGAALAALAALAGCGSQDHADEALGTKAALQPQHQQKKPRVAQALPGMPPVLNPADLYAADRPNQLSPVVRDFPSRVYVPNTNSNSVSVIDPKSYKVIETIPVGVQPQHVVPSWDLKTLWVNNDRGNTLTPIDPRTGRAGKPVDVHDPYNLYFTPNGRYAIVMASLDRRLVFRDAHTMKTVKAVPVGCYGVNHADFSPDGRYFIVSCEFSGELLKVDTEKMKVIGQQKLPFHGSMPQDVKISPDGKRFYIADMMANGMWVLDGDTFAKPNFLPTGKGCHGLYISRDSREMYVSNRGEGTISIFDFTKNKLTKKWHLPNGGSPDMGGVSADGKVLWLSGRYNSEVYAIDTRTGTQLARIKVGGGPHGLAVYPQPGRYSLGHTGIFR; this is encoded by the coding sequence ATGCGACACACACCCCTCACCCGCGCCCTGGTCACCGGCGCCGCCCTCGCCGCGCTGGCCGCCCTCGCCGGCTGCGGATCGCAGGACCACGCCGACGAGGCCCTCGGCACCAAGGCCGCGCTCCAGCCGCAACACCAGCAGAAGAAGCCGCGGGTCGCGCAGGCACTGCCCGGTATGCCGCCGGTGCTGAACCCGGCCGACCTGTACGCCGCCGACCGGCCGAACCAACTCTCCCCGGTGGTCCGGGACTTCCCCTCCCGGGTCTACGTCCCCAACACCAACTCCAACTCGGTCTCCGTGATCGACCCGAAGTCGTACAAGGTCATCGAGACCATCCCGGTCGGTGTGCAGCCCCAACACGTCGTTCCCTCCTGGGACTTGAAGACGCTGTGGGTCAACAACGACCGGGGCAACACCCTCACCCCGATCGACCCCCGAACGGGCAGGGCCGGCAAGCCCGTCGACGTGCACGACCCGTACAACCTCTACTTCACGCCCAACGGCAGGTACGCGATCGTGATGGCGTCCCTCGACCGGCGGTTGGTGTTCCGGGACGCGCACACGATGAAGACCGTGAAGGCGGTCCCGGTCGGTTGCTACGGCGTCAACCACGCCGACTTCTCCCCGGACGGGCGGTACTTCATCGTCTCCTGCGAGTTCAGCGGCGAACTGCTCAAGGTCGACACCGAGAAGATGAAGGTCATCGGGCAGCAGAAGCTGCCGTTCCACGGCTCGATGCCGCAGGACGTCAAGATCTCGCCCGACGGGAAGCGGTTCTACATCGCGGACATGATGGCGAACGGCATGTGGGTCCTCGACGGCGACACCTTCGCCAAGCCGAACTTCCTGCCCACCGGCAAGGGCTGCCACGGTCTGTACATCAGCCGGGACTCGCGCGAGATGTACGTCTCCAACCGCGGCGAGGGCACCATCTCCATCTTCGACTTCACGAAGAACAAGCTGACGAAGAAGTGGCACCTGCCGAACGGCGGCAGCCCCGACATGGGCGGCGTCTCGGCCGACGGCAAGGTCCTGTGGCTGTCCGGCCGCTACAACTCCGAGGTCTACGCCATCGACACCCGCACCGGCACCCAGCTCGCCCGCATCAAGGTCGGCGGCGGCCCGCACGGCCTCGCGGTCTATCCGCAGCCGGGCCGCTACTCACTGGGCCACACGGGCATCTTCCGCTGA
- a CDS encoding ADP-ribosyltransferase, whose product MITLHLRRRTAAAVLSLAAVFATTAATVPTHTPARAAAAPACPVVADPAMAAVDQRVDITRITPDPVWRTTCGTLYRSDSRGPAIVFDQGFAPKDVVDGQYDIEKYVLVNQPSPYVSTTYDHDLYKTWYKSGYNYYIDAPGGVDVNKTIGDTHKWADQVEVAFPGGIKREYIIGVCPVDKKTKVEIMSDCESNPNYRPWH is encoded by the coding sequence ATGATCACCCTTCACCTGCGGCGGCGGACCGCTGCCGCCGTCCTGTCCCTCGCGGCCGTCTTCGCCACCACGGCCGCGACCGTCCCCACCCACACACCCGCAAGGGCCGCCGCCGCCCCGGCCTGTCCCGTGGTCGCCGACCCGGCGATGGCCGCGGTCGACCAGCGCGTGGACATCACCCGCATCACCCCCGACCCGGTCTGGCGCACCACCTGCGGCACCCTCTACCGCAGCGACAGCCGCGGCCCGGCGATCGTCTTCGACCAGGGCTTCGCCCCCAAGGACGTCGTCGACGGGCAGTACGACATCGAGAAGTACGTCCTCGTCAACCAGCCCTCGCCGTACGTCTCGACGACCTACGACCACGACCTGTACAAGACCTGGTACAAGTCGGGCTACAACTACTACATCGACGCCCCGGGCGGCGTGGACGTCAACAAGACCATCGGCGACACCCACAAGTGGGCCGACCAGGTCGAGGTCGCCTTCCCCGGCGGCATCAAGCGGGAGTACATCATCGGCGTCTGCCCGGTCGACAAGAAGACCAAGGTCGAGATCATGAGCGACTGCGAGAGCAACCCGAACTACCGCCCCTGGCACTGA
- a CDS encoding GNAT family N-acetyltransferase: METLRDILDAVARDDLPPADGRVTVVPQMSARDAGVLAFTAHAVVFVDEDPQWVQDTLAAVPCDALAAPMNPWFLTALLERTGRRAETIDAMLVGSPLPGEPPLPLREITDGDHPRIVYARGRRDDVRAWTTEGGVLVLGRGVGGRLEVSVEIDEDVRHRRLGRALVAAARHLTTEPLWAQVAPGNARSLRAFLAAGYRPVGAEAVLLSAS, translated from the coding sequence ATGGAGACTCTTCGGGACATTCTCGATGCGGTGGCCCGGGACGACCTCCCGCCGGCGGACGGTCGCGTGACCGTCGTGCCGCAGATGTCCGCGCGGGACGCGGGAGTGCTCGCCTTCACCGCGCACGCGGTCGTCTTCGTCGACGAGGATCCGCAGTGGGTCCAGGACACCCTGGCGGCCGTGCCGTGCGACGCGCTCGCGGCGCCGATGAACCCGTGGTTCCTGACGGCCCTGCTGGAGCGGACGGGCCGCAGGGCGGAGACGATCGACGCGATGCTCGTGGGCTCCCCGCTGCCGGGCGAACCGCCGCTCCCGCTGCGGGAGATCACGGACGGCGACCATCCGCGGATCGTGTACGCCCGCGGCCGGCGCGACGACGTGCGCGCGTGGACGACGGAGGGCGGGGTGCTCGTGCTGGGGCGCGGGGTCGGCGGCCGGCTGGAGGTCTCCGTCGAGATCGACGAGGACGTACGGCACCGGCGGCTGGGGCGCGCGCTGGTGGCCGCCGCCCGCCACCTCACCACCGAGCCGCTGTGGGCGCAGGTCGCGCCGGGGAACGCCCGCTCCCTGCGGGCGTTCCTGGCGGCGGGCTACCGTCCGGTGGGTGCGGAGGCGGTGCTGCTCAGCGCGTCCTAG